GAACAACAAGGTGTACTTCAAAAAGGATGACTGGCGGAAGTGCACGGCGGCGTGGGTGTTTGATGAGCCGATGCAGACGCAGGATTTCTGGGCGCTGCGGCGGTTTGGGCTGGAGTTCTGGGCGGCGGTGGAGCCGTGGCATAAGGTGCGGCTGTGCTACCGGGCGGACATCTCGCGCCCGCAGTGGCAGCGGGATCTGCTGGACCACTGCGTGAATGTGGAGGTGGTGAGCGGGGCGCTGCGCACCTGGTGGCCGCGTGTGAGCCGCCGCGCGGAGCAGTGTGGAAACCTGTACTACATGTACGGCAGCGCCAGCGCGCCGGGCACGCCCTGCTGGGCCAATGCGGCGTGGTGCGTGGAGGCATGGGGCCTGGGCGCCGATGGCGTGGTGCCGTGGAATACGATCGGGGACAAGGCCGCGTGGCAGAAGCCGACGGAGACCTCGCTGCTTTATCCCACCGACCAGGGGCCGCTGCCGGGCGTGCGCATGCTGTCCTTCCGCGCGGGTCAGCAACTGGTGGAGTACCTGACGCAATACACCGCGCTGTGCGGGCACTCGCGTGCCGAGGTGATGGCGGCGGTGCGTGCGCTGCCGGGACTGACGGCCACGCTGGTGAAGAAATCAGAAGATGATGCGGGGAGATCCCAGTTTGGCGAGCAGACGCACGCGGCGCTGCAAAGCCTGCGGCTGCGCCTGGGCCAGTGGCTGGATGCCAAGGCCCCGCCTGCACGCGAGCGCTGGCATGATCCACGGCCTGCGAGGGCGGAGTTTAAAAAAGCCCGACAGGTGGAGGTGGTGAAGCCGTGAGGTGAGATGGGCGCTTCTATCCTTCGTGCCACTCAGCGGTACTCGATCACATCGCTGTTCTTGAAGCGCACCTTGGGCAGGGAGGCGTAGCGGTCGTCGGGGTGGCGGTAGCCGGCGGGGCAGAGGACAGCTGTGGTGAAGCCCTGGGCTTCGAGGCCGAGGAGTTCGTCGTACTTGTCCGGGGCAAAGCCTTCCATGGGGCAGGTGTCGATATTCAGCAGCGCGGCAGCGGCCATGAACTGACCGAGGGCGATGTAGGCCTGCATCTTGGCCCATTCCGGGGTCATGTAGCCTGAGGCCAGCGTGCCGGTGAGCATTTTGCGAAAGCCTGCGAGCGCCTCGGGCGTGCCGCCGCGCACCTCGATCATGCGGGTGATGTTGGCGTCGATCTCGGGCTCGCCCATGCTGCGCTTGGTGGCCATGACCACGAGGTGGGAGCAGTCCGCCACCTGACGCTGACGCCAGGTGTGGGCCACGAGCTTTTCCCGCAGCTCCTGATCCTGCACGATGATGAATTTCCACGGCTGCAGGCCGAAGCTGGACGGCGTAAGGATGAGAGACTCCTCCAGCGCGGCCCAGGTGTCTGCGGGGATCTTCTTGGTGGGGTCGAAGACTTTGGTGGCGTAGCGCCAGTTCAGGGCGGTGAGGAGTTCGGCGGTGGTCATCGGGCGCGAGTATGAAGTGACCCTTTCAGGATGAAAGCTGAAAGTTGGTGAGGGGCAGCGAACAGACGAGGGCAAATTTGGAGTGCGGCTGCGCAGCGAGGCACGAGTGAAGCTGCCGCTTTCGAGCGGCTTGTGGTTTGCGAATGCACGGCAGGCTTTCGCGTGCCCAGCAGCGTCCCGCTTTTGAGCTTTGTGCGGACTTCGTGCGTCGCCCTTCACGTCGAAAGCTGTAGCTGCGTTCATTCTTCACTCCGCAACCGCACTCCATATTTGCGCTGCGTCACTCCATGGCCTGCTGCGTCACTCCAGCTCCGGCGGCACGTTGCCGTAGGTCCAGGGCTGGCTGAAGGGCGGGGCCTTGGGGGGCTCGGGCTTGGGTTCGGCGGGCATCTGGTTGGCGAGCTCGACACCCTTTTTCGCCATCTGCGTACCGGCGGTGATTTCGAGATTGGAGTACGCGGTGAGGCGTGTCTCGTAGCCGCCGCCGTGCGGGCCAAAGGCCTCCTCCGTGGGCACGTAGCCGACGATGCCATTCGAGAGCTCGCACGGAAAGGTGAAGAGGTGGTGGCTGCCTTTTTTGATGTCGAGGCCGTACTGCACGAAGTACTCGGCGGGATCGGAGACAAAGCAGGCGGGGCCCAGCTTGATGCACTGCACCTCGCAGTCCACGACCGGATGCGTTTTGTTCAGGTGGTCCAGCAGCAGGATCTCCTTGGCAAAGAGGTAGTCCGTGGTGTCTCCTGCGGGGCGCGGCTGGCTGGCTATAGCGAGGCTTTTTTCCACACGCTGCGGTGATGGCGGGCGGCGCTTGATCTTGAGCACCTCCTGCCGGGTGTCGATGGGTGCGGCGGTGATCTTGGGCATGGTGAGCAGCACGCGAATGGCCTCAGCTCCGACACGGCCACCCACGAGGCGGCTCCATTCCTCGGGCTTCGGAGTTTGCGCCGTGCTGAGGTTGTCCACCTGGGTGATGTCGCCGCAGGCTCCCTGCATGAAGACGACGGGGGCGTGGGTGTCCAGCCCGCCCTGGATGGTCTTTTCGAGGTATTGGATCCAGTTGGCGGAGATGCCGCCGGGATTGGTGGTGGCATGGCAGGCGTAGTTCACCACCACGCCGACGAGCTGGCCCTGCAGGTCCCAGGCACCGATGACGCCGACCTGCGGATCGATGGGGCCGGCGTATTCGAGGATGTCGGGATTGCCGGGGCGGGGGTGGCTCCAGCTCTGGCCGTTTTTCATGCGCAGGCGGCGGTTGAAGGCCACCTTGTCCTCATGGCCAAAGCCAAAGCCGAGCTGCACGGGTACCTTGGCTGTGTTGGCGGCCACCACACCGGCCACGATCTCGTGCGTGAGACGCAGCAGGTAGCCGGGATCGGCGCAGGAGGACTCCTCATACGCCAGCTTTTTCACGAGGTCGGAGGCGGTGTCGTACTCGCCGGGCATGACCATGCCGACGGGTCCGGAGCTGTGGGAGTGGGAGGCGCAGATGAGCACGGCATCGCCCTTGATGCCGGTGGCTTTTTCGATCTGGGCGCGGGCGTCCAGCACCACCTGGCGGGGCACCACGAGGGAGTCGAGTCCGATCAGCACGGCCGTTTTTTTGCCGTCGTCAAAGAGGGCCACGCGCACTTTGCAGGGGTCGTGAAAGGTGCGGTGGTAGCTTTTGCCGTAGCCGCCCGGCTGCTCCATGCCGATGTCCGGAGTGATGTCCCGCTGGGCAAATCCGGCCCTGATGGAGGAGGTGAGCGGTGCCGCTGGCGGGGCGGCGTGGAGGCAGAGGGGAAGAAGGCCGACAAGCAGGAGGGACAGGCGCATGTAAAAAATTACGCTGACGTCCCGGTGATTTTGGTGATAAAAAATTACATTACAGGTTGGTGTGATTATTGCAT
This DNA window, taken from Prosthecobacter vanneervenii, encodes the following:
- a CDS encoding NAD(P)H-dependent oxidoreductase, with amino-acid sequence MTTAELLTALNWRYATKVFDPTKKIPADTWAALEESLILTPSSFGLQPWKFIIVQDQELREKLVAHTWRQRQVADCSHLVVMATKRSMGEPEIDANITRMIEVRGGTPEALAGFRKMLTGTLASGYMTPEWAKMQAYIALGQFMAAAALLNIDTCPMEGFAPDKYDELLGLEAQGFTTAVLCPAGYRHPDDRYASLPKVRFKNSDVIEYR